One window of Choristoneura fumiferana chromosome 13, NRCan_CFum_1, whole genome shotgun sequence genomic DNA carries:
- the LOC141434501 gene encoding synaptic vesicle 2-related protein-like produces MGSNEAYYKTEDEFNETKNEKSMDVWTVTGEMKGEKTYSYEEAINLAGNGGYTIGLLATLSMTVLAMGCDMFGFSVVVAGLTCDLEVTPGQRGVLMSMPFLGAIIMSYPWGYISDTKGRHRSLMVAMLGTFLATSLSAFSPHWIMLAVLKFVSTSCCSCAQSVTYALLGESASERVRGPYMLTMTGVLMLTPSTYFVAGYFILNFEFSYDLGFIRFVPWRLLVLVLVTPVAISILLLRFFFESPKFLANAGHEDEAVELLKKIWLRNGGKGEYPVTKLILNEDKNKRTEKVPFLKSLREQTAPLFQRPLLWRTLQLYYLTAIMYSVNNGYLMWYPFIANAFFSGISTATPDQHGGLCNMVISSQNVTTVEPEICSPKLEFLTVISSIGHSISFAIINVLMSRGASRMKLMMIALLAISGGSGVAIVFTTNNVASLILFIGVMAIGLCIGIVFSYFNKLYPASYRGMTACLGVMVARVSSLIGTNILGTYIMQNCYTCFYAFTVYIFSGLVVAFFLPADRPKKTS; encoded by the exons ATGGGATCCAACGAGGCTTATTATAAAACTGAAGATGAATTCAATGAAACGAAAAACGAAAAGTCAATGGATGTGTGGACAGTGACCGGGGAGATGAAAGGAGAAAAGACTTATAGCTATGAAGAGGCAATTAACTTAGCAG GTAACGGAGGCTACACCATCGGTCTGTTGGCCACCCTGAGCATGACGGTCCTGGCGATGGGCTGCGACATGTTCGGCTTCTCCGTGGTGGTGGCGGGGCTGACCTGCGACCTGGAGGTCACTCCTGGCCAGCGGGGCGTGCTCATGTCCATGCCGTTTCTTG GGGCCATAATAATGTCGTACCCCTGGGGCTACATCAGTGACACGAAGGGCCGGCACCGGAGCCTCATGGTCGCCATGCTTGGGACCTTCCTCGCCACGTCGCTGAGCGCCTTCTCCCCGCATTGGATCATGCTCGCTGTCCTCAAGTTTGTGAGCACCAGTTG ctgtAGCTGCGCACAATCAGTGACGTATGCACTGCTCGGAGAGTCGGCGTCAGAACGCGTGCGCGGACCGTACATGCTTACTATGACAGGGGTGCTTATGCTTACCCCTAGCACCTACTTTG TGGCCGGCTACTTCATCTTGAACTTTGAGTTCTCCTACGACCTGGGCTTCATCAGGTTCGTCCCCTGGCGGCTCTTGGTGCTGGTACTGGTGACTCCAGTCGCCATCAGCATATTGTTACTGAGGTTTTTCTTTGAGAGCCCCAAGTTCTTAGCCAATGCTGGGCACGAAGATGAGGCGGTGGAGTTGCTGAAGAAGATTTGGCTGAGGAATGGTGGAAAGGGCGAATACCCA GTGACTAAGCTGATTCTTAACGAAGACAAAAATAAACGAACGGAAAAGGTTCCGTTCCTAAAATCTCTGCGGGAGCAAACCGCGCCTCTGTTCCAGCGGCCGCTGCTGTGGAGAACTCTACAGCTCTATTATTTGACAGCAATAATGTATAGCGT GAACAACGGCTACCTGATGTGGTACCCGTTCATAGCCAACGCGTTCTTCTCCGGAATCAGCACAGCCACTCCCGACCAGCATGGGGGGTTGTGCAACATGGTCATCAGCTCGCAAAACGTTACTACAGTTGAACCG GAAATCTGCTCTCCTAAACTAGAATTCCTGACAGTAATCTCTTCCATTGGCCACTCCATCTCCTTTGCGATCATCAATGTGCTGATGTCTCGCGGCGCCTCTCGGATGAAGCTGATGATGATAGCCCTCCTGGCCATCTCCGGAGGCAGCGGCGTTGCCATCGTCTTCACCACCAACAATGTCGCCAGTTTGATCCTATTCATCGGCGTCATGGCCATCGGACTTTGCATTGGCATAGTCTTCTCTTACTTCAATAAACTTTATCCTGCTTCTTATCG AGGCATGACGGCTTGTCTAGGCGTGATGGTGGCGCGTGTCAGTTCCCTCATCGGCACCAACATCCTGGGAACCTACATCATGCAGAACTGCTACACGTGTTTCTACGCGTTTACCGTTTACATATTCA GCGGTTTAGTCGTTGCGTTCTTCCTGCCCGCTGACCGACCAAAGAAGACGAGTTGA
- the LOC141434288 gene encoding synaptic vesicle glycoprotein 2C-like, with product MSCGAVYAVCALSTTTLSFVLPAAECDFKLSSSDKGRLTATPLIGMCVGSYFWGNLADARGRKKAIIGALLLDAFAGFLSSVVQNFPAFLACRFFSGFGIIGATGLIFPYFGDFLSLRHRDVMLCRLEVFWTFGCILLPGIAWLIIQDPRFRWADTEAFKYTEWRVFVAACGIPSLLVVLMLLPFPESPRFLLHVNKPEQALQVLQKIFVVNTRLNAKDFPVESMISAGEGDEEEEIVAADNNGNETKAPLTWKQRWQNFWIRKKMLTTQPFIGLLVLCCFVDFGLMFSYYTLMMWFPDLFERFSQFTASNPGVSAGVCEVSANVSHAEVAGGCKQTLDDLVYTHTLVVALSCVPVALAVGIFINFVGKKVMLVMMLMCSGLAVLGLNLVRSSLENLILSCVFESIVSCTEAVLFCVICEIFPTKVAATAMAVAVMCGRVGAIVGNVVFGALVDQHCVVPIYIFGTLLISSGLLCIILPKSTRPERPQ from the exons ATGTCTTGCGGAGCCGTGTACGCTGTGTGTGCTCTCAGCACCACCACCCTCAGCTTCGTGCTGCCAGCAGCCGAATGCGACTTTAAACTGTCCTCCAGTGATAAAGGGAGACTCACCGCCACACCCCTCATAG GAATGTGTGTGGGTTCATACTTTTGGGGCAACCTGGCGGACGCACGAGGGCGGAAGAAGGCCATCATAGGGGCGCTGCTGCTGGATGCCTTCGCCGGATTCCTCTCCAGCGTGGTGCAGAACTTCCCCGCCTTCCTGGCATGCAG GTTCTTCTCCGGCTTTGGCATCATCGGCGCCACTGGCCTCATCTTCCCCTACTTCGGGGACTTCCTCTCGCTGCGACACCGTGACGTCATGCTGTGCCGGCTCGAAGTCTTCTGGACATTCGGATGCATATTGCTGCCTG GTATAGCATGGCTGATCATACAAGACCCTCGGTTTCGGTGGGCCGACACGGAAGCCTTCAAGTACACCGAGTGGAGAGTATTCGTGGCCGCATGCGGGATCCCAAGTCTTCTCGTGGTGCTGATGCTGCTCCCGTTTCCGGAGAGTCCGAGGTTTCTGCTTCATGTCAACAAGCCGGAGCAAGCGCTGCAAGTGCTGCAGAAGATCTTCGTGGTCAACACCAGGCTGAATGCTAAGGACTTCCCG GTGGAATCAATGATCAGCGCTGGTGAaggtgatgaagaagaagaaataGTGGCTGCCGATAACAACGGCAACGAGACCAAAGCGCCTTTGACGTGGAAGCAGAGGTGGCAGAATTTCTGGATCAGAAAGAAGATGCTCACCACGCAGCCCTTCATTGGTTTGCTGGTGCTGTGCTGCTTTGTCGACTTTGGACTCATGTTCAG CTACTACACCCTGATGATGTGGTTCCCGGATCTGTTCGAGCGGTTCAGCCAGTTCACGGCCTCCAACCCGGGGGTCTCTGCCGGGGTCTGCGAGGTCTCCGCCAATGTGTCACACGCTGAG GTGGCGGGCGGCTGCAAGCAGACGCTGGACGACCTGGTGTACACGCACACGCTGGTGGTGGCGCTGAGCTGCGTGCCCGTGGCGCTCGCCGTCGGCATCTTCATCAACTTCGTCGGCAAGAAGGTCATGCTCG TGATGATGCTGATGTGCTCGGGGCTGGCCGTGCTCGGTCTGAACCTGGTGCGCTCTTCGTTGGAGAACCTGATCCTGTCGTGCGTCTTTGAGTCCATCGTCAGCTGCACCGAGGCGGTGCTGTTCTGCGTCATCTGCGAGATCTTCCCCACTAAAGTTGC CGCGACGGCGATGGCGGTGGCGGTGATGTGCGGGCGGGTGGGCGCCATCGTGGGCAACGTGGTGTTCGGCGCGCTGGTCGACCAGCACTGCGTCGTGCCCATATACATCTTCGGCACGCTGCTCATCT CGAGCGGGCTGCTGTGTATAATACTCCCAAAGAGCACGCGGCCGGAGAGACCGCAGTGA